The sequence GCAAAGCAAACACAAAAATTCTGCGGACATTACGGTAATCGGCCAAGGCTTTACGGCGGGCAATGGGTTCTGCATTTTCACTGACCACCCGACGAGCATGGCGCAACGGCATCAAATAACAGAGTGTCGTCAATGCCAATAGCAGCGCACAAATATAACTGAGCCAAGCATTCCCGTTAGTCACCAAAGCCACATAACTGAGCAGTGATTTGGTTAACGGCAAAACCTGTAACTTCATCAGTAACAGGATCGCATCGCCACTCAAGGGTAAAATGAGGAGCAGTGTCAACAGAACCAACAGCGGCCAGCGACAACGCGGCAATTGTCGAATCATCATCAGCAACAGTACTGCACAGAAAATGACCCAAGCAAACGCGACAATAATCGCCGCCAGATTAAGCAGCAGGTCAGTGTTGATCACATGAGTGTTGGTAAACGCGCCCAGATTGGGATTATTGCCCCAATTAAAAGCTGCGCCAAATACCAGCAAAATCTGCCAGCAATAGCCTAATGAACGGCGGGGAGTGAATTGGCTTAATAAGAAGAACAACAGTGCGAGAAGTTGAATCCCCGCCAGCGCTAACTGCAATTGCTGCGACTTAGGGTAATGAGTACCCGCCCATATCCCGGCAATAGCCATAAGTATTGTTATCCATACCACCCGATTCAATGCAGGGGCAGGCCGAATAGCCCAACTTAACCCCAGCAGCATAGCAATCGGTAAAAAGGCCTGTAGTACGGAAACAAAGAAATAACTCATTAGCACACACCTTGGGCAAGGAGATCACAACACCTGCCAGTTATCACTGATCAGCCCCTCATGTGGCGCTGATAACAACAATTGCCTGACCGTCCGATATCAATAAAAAAAGCCGCGATCACTGCATCAGTCATCGCGGCTATGACTATCAATTCAAACCGGTATATTTAAAGTCGTAGCTCACATCAAACGGCTTCCACCAACGACCAACACCTGTTTCGCTATCGGTATGACGATGCAAACCTGCTTTGGATGGCTCACTAATGTGATAGGTCACTTTGTAGTTACCCACGCCCATCATTTTGATGTTAGCACCGTAGTGTGGGCCATCGCTGGCAACCATTGGCATAAAGGTGCCTTCTTGTTTCGCGCCAGTATCGGTGTTCACCAAGGTGTAAGCGATAGTCAGGTATGGCATCCATTCACCGGCACCGAAACCATTTTTATTGCCTTCAGTTGCATGGATATCCGCTTCCAGATGGATGTCAGCCTTCGCTGCTGGCAAGCCCATACCGCGAGGTTCCATATCAATCGGCTGTAAGTAAACCGCCGCAATTTCCATATCATTAATTTTGATAGGTTCGCCGGCTGGATACTCTTTAAAGGCAAAGGCAGCAGGTGCTGCAAAAATGCTGGCAATGATACTGCTGGCAATAATCGTTTTCTTCATGGTCATGTAGCACACCCTCTGGTATCAAATGATA comes from Yersinia mollaretii ATCC 43969 and encodes:
- a CDS encoding Fe-S-containing protein codes for the protein MSYFFVSVLQAFLPIAMLLGLSWAIRPAPALNRVVWITILMAIAGIWAGTHYPKSQQLQLALAGIQLLALLFFLLSQFTPRRSLGYCWQILLVFGAAFNWGNNPNLGAFTNTHVINTDLLLNLAAIIVAFAWVIFCAVLLLMMIRQLPRCRWPLLVLLTLLLILPLSGDAILLLMKLQVLPLTKSLLSYVALVTNGNAWLSYICALLLALTTLCYLMPLRHARRVVSENAEPIARRKALADYRNVRRIFVFALLAWIVVMGAQLYWDKVASQPPQLSEALPVTLAADGLVHIPVDQVRDGKLHRFVWVADDGKAVRFFIINRYPDRLRLSVVFDACLLCGDQGYVMEGNQVICVACAVHIFIPSIGKAGGCNPIPLEEWKSDDKELVIPKASLEAGVNYFTTVVTLDVIDPVDKTHLTNQKAEFKYSYGDKTYFFSSEANYNRFRDHPEQFVTPVISSEESDTQENP
- a CDS encoding iron transporter, which gives rise to MTMKKTIIASSIIASIFAAPAAFAFKEYPAGEPIKINDMEIAAVYLQPIDMEPRGMGLPAAKADIHLEADIHATEGNKNGFGAGEWMPYLTIAYTLVNTDTGAKQEGTFMPMVASDGPHYGANIKMMGVGNYKVTYHISEPSKAGLHRHTDSETGVGRWWKPFDVSYDFKYTGLN